A single Tenacibaculum sp. Bg11-29 DNA region contains:
- a CDS encoding serine hydrolase, translating to MVLVDGKIAVEEYYNGHTANDTWQWNSAGKTLVTATTGIAQQNGLINIDNKVSEYLGIGWTNTTVQQENLITVKNLLSMTSGLNDEPQLVVKPNLTYLANAGTRWAYANVFQRLMDIIEKTNDAEFEIYFNNELRNKIGMTGSWNNGLIYHIYNSDARSMARFELLASQNGKWEGEQIINENFFKESKTTSQSINPSYGYLWWLNGKSEYMLPSSQTKFTGELVSNAPEDMIAAMGKNGQRIYIVPSKNIVIIRMGEATGSGDNFELSSFDTIFWQKFNEVVN from the coding sequence ATGGTATTGGTTGATGGGAAAATTGCGGTAGAAGAATATTATAATGGACATACAGCTAATGATACTTGGCAATGGAATAGCGCAGGAAAAACTTTGGTTACAGCGACTACAGGTATTGCTCAACAAAATGGATTAATAAATATTGATAATAAAGTATCAGAATACCTAGGTATTGGATGGACGAACACAACAGTTCAACAAGAAAATTTAATTACAGTAAAGAATTTACTATCGATGACATCTGGACTAAATGATGAACCACAGTTAGTTGTTAAACCTAATTTAACTTATCTAGCTAATGCAGGTACAAGATGGGCATATGCTAATGTATTTCAACGATTGATGGATATTATTGAAAAGACAAATGATGCAGAGTTTGAAATTTATTTCAATAATGAGTTACGTAACAAAATTGGTATGACAGGATCTTGGAATAATGGTTTAATCTATCATATTTATAATAGTGATGCAAGGAGTATGGCTAGATTTGAATTATTGGCTTCTCAAAATGGAAAATGGGAAGGAGAGCAAATTATTAACGAAAACTTCTTTAAAGAAAGTAAAACAACATCTCAAAGTATTAATCCATCTTATGGGTATTTATGGTGGTTAAACGGAAAAAGCGAATATATGCTACCATCTTCTCAAACAAAGTTTACAGGTGAACTGGTTTCTAATGCACCTGAAGATATGATTGCAGCTATGGGGAAAAATGGGCAACGCATTTATATAGTACCTAGTAAGAATATAGTAATTATTAGAATGGGAGAAGCAACGGGATCTGGAGATAATTTTGAGCTGTCATCTTTCGATACTATTTTTTGGCAGAAATTTAATGAAGTAGTTAATTAA
- the thrC gene encoding threonine synthase — translation MNYYSLNKKSPNVSFQEAVVNGLAPDRGLYFPENITPLPKGFIDNIGNYSNEEIAYEAIKQFVGDEIPTEILKKIISETLSFDFPVVEIEENVSTLELFHGPTMAFKDVGARFMARCLGYFNRNNDNEVTVLVATSGDTGGAVADGFLGVKGVDVVILYPSGKVSHVQEKQLTTLGQNITALEVDGVFDDCQEMVKTAFLDNEINPILTSANSINVARWLPQMFYFFFAYKQVYKQQKEVVFSVPSGNFGNICAGIMAKKLGLPVKHFVASTNINDTVPNYLINGLYEPKPSKATISNAMDVGNPSNFIRIQELFANNIEALKNVFSSFSFTDDETREAMELIYKKNGYVADPHGAVGYLGSKEYQKEYPNDLCIFLETAHPVKFLDIVEGTLKIKVAIPEQIKSVINKEKSTIKVSNYNDLKNYLNS, via the coding sequence ATGAACTATTATAGTCTTAATAAAAAATCACCCAACGTAAGCTTCCAAGAAGCTGTAGTTAATGGATTAGCACCAGATAGAGGTTTGTACTTCCCTGAAAATATTACACCCTTGCCTAAAGGTTTCATTGATAATATCGGAAACTATTCTAACGAAGAAATAGCTTATGAAGCTATTAAACAATTTGTAGGCGATGAAATTCCTACTGAAATATTAAAGAAAATTATTTCAGAAACCTTATCATTTGACTTTCCTGTTGTAGAAATAGAAGAAAATGTAAGTACTTTAGAACTCTTTCACGGCCCTACAATGGCTTTTAAAGATGTTGGTGCTCGATTTATGGCGCGTTGTTTAGGTTATTTTAACAGAAATAATGACAATGAAGTTACTGTATTGGTTGCCACTTCTGGAGATACAGGAGGAGCGGTAGCTGATGGTTTTTTAGGAGTTAAAGGTGTAGATGTTGTTATTTTATATCCTTCTGGAAAAGTTAGTCATGTACAAGAAAAACAATTAACTACACTCGGACAAAACATTACCGCTTTAGAAGTAGATGGTGTTTTTGATGATTGTCAAGAGATGGTAAAAACTGCTTTTTTAGATAATGAAATCAATCCTATTTTAACTTCGGCCAACTCTATCAATGTTGCACGTTGGTTACCGCAAATGTTTTACTTTTTCTTTGCTTATAAACAAGTATACAAGCAACAAAAAGAAGTTGTTTTTTCAGTACCAAGTGGAAATTTCGGAAATATCTGTGCTGGTATTATGGCAAAAAAATTAGGGTTACCTGTCAAGCATTTTGTCGCTTCCACTAATATAAATGATACCGTACCTAATTATTTGATAAATGGATTGTATGAACCGAAGCCTTCAAAAGCAACCATTTCAAATGCTATGGATGTAGGAAATCCGAGTAATTTTATACGTATTCAAGAACTATTTGCAAATAATATTGAAGCTTTAAAAAATGTATTCTCATCATTCTCTTTTACAGATGATGAAACTCGTGAAGCGATGGAATTAATCTACAAAAAAAATGGTTATGTTGCAGATCCACATGGAGCAGTAGGATATTTAGGTTCTAAAGAATACCAAAAAGAGTACCCTAATGATTTGTGTATTTTTCTAGAAACTGCTCATCCTGTTAAGTTTTTAGATATAGTTGAAGGTACATTAAAAATTAAAGTAGCTATACCAGAACAAATTAAATCTGTAATAAATAAAGAAAAAAGCACTATTAAAGTAAGTAATTACAATGATTTAAAAAACTATTTAAACTCGTAG
- a CDS encoding homoserine kinase: MNYIKIFAPATVANVSCGFDSMGFAVDTMGDEMTFTKTAERGVQITEITGADGLSLNPTENAAGVVALAMLAKHPVNFGIKITMHKGFSPGSGLGSSAASSAGAAFGVNELLNKPFSTLELTKFSMLGEEAACGTPIADNVAAAVYGGFVLIRSYDPLDIIKLPVPDELQLVAIHPQIEVKTKDAREVLPDNVPLKSAVTQWANVGGLVSGLHTSDYQLISNSLTDVIVEPARKHLIPHFDLVKSEAIKAGALGAGISGSGPTIFALCKGEEIAKKVQAAIQNAYADKNIDFTLFSSKINTQGVRILDSK, encoded by the coding sequence ATGAATTATATAAAAATATTTGCTCCTGCAACTGTTGCCAATGTTTCTTGCGGATTTGACTCAATGGGATTCGCTGTAGATACCATGGGTGATGAAATGACTTTCACAAAAACAGCTGAAAGAGGAGTACAAATAACAGAAATTACAGGTGCAGATGGTTTAAGTTTAAATCCTACAGAAAATGCTGCTGGTGTAGTGGCTTTAGCAATGTTAGCAAAACATCCTGTTAATTTTGGTATTAAAATAACCATGCATAAAGGTTTTTCTCCAGGTAGTGGTTTGGGTAGTAGTGCTGCGAGTTCTGCAGGTGCTGCTTTTGGTGTAAACGAATTACTAAATAAGCCTTTTTCAACATTAGAACTAACAAAATTCTCTATGTTAGGTGAAGAAGCTGCTTGTGGTACTCCAATAGCTGATAATGTAGCAGCAGCTGTTTATGGTGGTTTTGTTCTTATTAGAAGTTACGACCCTTTAGATATTATAAAACTACCAGTACCTGATGAATTACAACTGGTTGCTATTCACCCGCAGATTGAAGTAAAAACCAAAGATGCTCGTGAAGTTTTACCTGATAATGTACCTTTAAAAAGTGCGGTTACGCAATGGGCAAATGTTGGTGGATTAGTAAGTGGCTTACACACCAGTGATTATCAACTGATAAGTAATTCTTTAACTGATGTTATTGTTGAACCTGCACGTAAACATTTAATTCCACATTTTGATTTAGTTAAAAGTGAAGCTATTAAAGCTGGTGCTTTAGGGGCAGGAATTTCAGGGTCGGGGCCAACTATTTTTGCTTTATGCAAAGGAGAAGAAATTGCTAAAAAAGTACAAGCTGCTATACAAAATGCGTATGCTGATAAAAATATTGATTTCACTTTGTTTTCATCAAAAATAAATACACAAGGTGTTCGAATTTTAGATTCAAAATAA